The sequence below is a genomic window from Trichocoleus desertorum ATA4-8-CV12.
GTCGTAGACCGTTAGGTGCGGATAGAGGGCGTAGCTTTGAAACACCATCGCAATGTTGCGATCGCCCGGACTCATGCGACTGACATCTCGACCCCCGATAGAAATATTGCCTCGTGTCGGAGCTTCCAGACCCGCAATCAACCGCAGGATCGTGGATTTACCACAACCCGACGGCCCCAAAAGGGTGAGAAATTCGCCTTCCTCCACACTCAAGCTGACATCCTTAACTGGAACAATTTTGGGGGTGTAGGTTTTATTTAGGTTTTGTAATTCGAGAGTAGCCATAGCAATTTTAGATTTTGGATTTTGGATTGAAAGGCTTAGTGATTTTGAATTTCAGGTTTTAGATTTTGGATTGAAGGCTTAGGTTTTAGGACTGGAGTTTGGCACGATTGAATGACGAGATTTAGCTCGCAGAGTTTTGATTGAAGCAACTGTCATCGCTACAACCTCATTGGTTTCTACCATTAATTTTTCTAGTTTTGGCGCTGGGACTACCTCTGCTTCAATGAGGAGTTCAAGCCAGTAAAGGGTTTCATCAGCTTCTTCTTCAACAATGCAAAGTTTAGCAATGACATCGGCGGTTGACTTGCCTCGGCAAGCGGCTCGATAGTTAGCGCCGACGGATGTTGCAGAACGAAGTAGTTGTTTGCCAATAACTTCCGCAACCTTGTCATGAGGCAAAGCATTGATCAAACGGATCACCCGCAGGGCTAGATCTTTAGTTCGCTGCTTAAACGTTTGCTCATCCATCAATCCAAAATCCAAAATCTAAAATCCAAAATCGGCTATCCTTTAACAGCTCCTGCTGTCAGTCCTTGGACGATCTTGCGTTGAAATAGCAGCACGAGGATGACGAGGGGTAGGGTGCCGAGGACGGTGGCAGCGGCGATCGGGCCGTAGGGGATTTCAAAGATGGAGGCACCACCGAGTTGGGCGGCGGCGACGGGGATGGTTTTCATGTCCTCACGGGTGATGAAGGTGAGGGCAAAGATAAACTCATTCCAGGCGGAGATAAAGGTGAGAATGCCAGTCGTGACGAGAGCAGGCAAGGTCATAGGCAGAACAATCTGCGTCAGCATTTGCCAGGTGTTGAAGCCATCTACTTTGGCAGCATCTTCTAAGTCACGGGGGAGCTGCTGGAAAAAGCTCCGCATCACCAGAATGGTTAGAGGCAGGTTAATGGCCGTGTAAGGAATGATCAGGGCTAGGTAGTTGTTGCCCAAGCCCAGCGATCGCACGACTTCTAGCAACCCCAAAAACAACAGGATGTAGGGGAATAGCGTCACAATCAGAACTCCGGCGAGCACGGCTTTTTCACCGGGAATTCGCATACGGGCTAAGGTGTAGGCAGCGGGGGCTCCCAATCCTAAAGCTAAAAGCGTTGAGAGGATAGAGACGAGGAAGCTATTGCCGACGTATTGCAGGAAGGGACGGCGAGTAAACAGCTCTGTGTAGTGATTCAGGGTGAAGCGGGTCGGGAAATAAACCGTGGGTACGGCTGAAATATCAGTATTGACTTTGATGGAAGTCAGAAGCTGCCACAGGATCGGAGCCAAGCAGAACACCGCAATCAGCAAAGCGGCGATCGGTAGCCCCAAGCGTCGCCAGGAAAGACCTGGTTTGGGGGGTTGCTTGGCAACGGCTACTTCCTCTGATCCGGAATCAACGGGGCGGTCAAGGGTTGTCATCGGGTTTCCACTCCTGCCGCTCTGGCTCTAAGTTTGCTGAGTAGGAAGTTGGCGATCGCTACAGCTAATACCAACAGTAAGAAGGTGACAACGACTAGGGCTGCTCCATAGCCAAAGTCTAAGTAGCGCATGACGGTGGAGTAGACATAGAGCGAAACGGTTTCTGTCGCGCCTCCAGGGCCACCTCCGGTCATCACGGCAATCAGGTCGAAGATGCCAAAGGCTTGAGCAAAGCGAAACAGCCCTGCAATCAGAATTTGGGGCATCAACAGCGGCAGCGTAATTTGTCGAAAGCTTTGCCAAGCGCTGGCCCCATCCAGGGCATGGGCTTCATAAAGATCACTGGAAATAGACTGCAACCCTGCCAACAAAAGAATGCTGATGAAAGGAGTCGTTTTCCAAACATCCGCGATGATCACGGCAATCATGGCGAGGGTGGGGTCACCTAACCAGTTGATCCCAGTTTCAATCAACCCCAACCGTTGCAAAATGTCATTCACCACGCCGTACTGGTCGTTAAAGATCCAAGTCCAAGCGAGGGCAATCAAGGCGGTGGGTAAAGCCCAAGGCAGAATCGCGATCGTGCGCACAATCCCTCGCCCCCTGAAAGCCTGGTTTAAGACCAAGGCAATCCCCATTCCAATCAAGAGTTCTAGGACAACCGAGGCAACGGTAAAGATGGTGGTGTTGCGGAGGCTTTGCCAGAAGCGGCCATCCAACGCCATCCGGGTATAGTTTTCCACACCAGAAAACACGGGCTGAAGTTCACTACCTAGGTTTTTGGTAAAAAAGCTTTCCCAGAAGGCCCGACCGATCGGGTAAGCAAACACGAGCAGCAGCAACAGGAGCGCGGGTGTGACTAGAATCCAGCCTGTTCTCTGCTCTCTTTGACGAATCGCATCTATGGTCATTAGACTTTTTGCTCCTGCGGCTCAAGCGGTTCCTAGCAATCGGCGGGTTTCGTTAGCAGCGGCGGTCATAGCTCGTTGTGGGGTCATTTGCCCGGTCAGAGCTGAGCTTAAGTAGCGCTGCAAAATATCGGATGCCTGAGCATACTGAGCGATCGGAGGCCGCAGAGCCGCATTCTCTAGCACGTTGAGCATGGTGGGGAAAAAGTCGTAGGTGCGGACAATTTCGGGGTCATTATAGAGCGATCGCCGAGAGGGTAAATAGCCTGTACTCAGCGTCAATTTGCGTTGGGTTTCTAAGCTAGTGAGATATTGCACCGCTTCCCAGGCTTCTTTGGGGTGTCTGGTCGTTTTGGCAATTCCCCAGCCCCAACCTCCTTGGCAAGCAGCGCTTTCCTGCCCTGGAGCGTGAACCATTGGCTTAATGGCAATCTTGCCGCGAACGGGTGAATCTTCAGCATTGCCTAGAGACCATGCGTAAGGCCAGTTACGGACAAAGGCTGCTGCCCCACTTTGAAACAAGCGCCGAGCCTCTTCCTCTTGGTAAGTGACGACTCCGGAGGGAGAGATGCCTGTTTGAATTGTGTCGAGCAAAAATTGCACCGCCTGAACCGACTCTGGGCGATCCAACCCAACTGCCTTGGTCTGAGGGTCAATCCAGAAGCCACCAGAGCCTACGAGAACTTCCACAAACATGGCAGCCGCTCCTTCATACTGACGGCCCTGCCATACATAGCCCCAAGGCACCGCTTTGCTTTTTTGCAGCGTTTGGGAGATTTGCATCAATTCCGTGAAGGTTTCAGGTGGCTTCAAACCTGCTGCATCTAGTAAATCTTTGCGGTAGTAGAGCATGCCTGCATCCGATCGCACAGGCATCCGGTACAGCCCCCCTTGGTAGCGTCCTCCCGCGACATCTCCTTCGAGGAAGTCTGTTAAGTCAGCATCAGCAACTTTATCGGACAGATCCGTTAGCCAACCAGCCGCCGCAAACTTGGGCACCCAGACAATGTCCATGTACACCAAGTCGTAGGGAGAGCTGCCTAACAGAAAAGAAGAAGTGTACAAATCCTCAACGGCGTTGGTGGCGTTGGGGCCTTCCACAAAGTTGAGCCGAATCCCTGGATGGGTGGCCTCAAAGTCTCGAAGGATCGGTTCCCAGGTAGGTCGCTCTGGTGCCCCAATCAAAAAGTTCAGGGTAACGGGCTGCTGAGAGAAAGCAGGCACTACCACGCACAAGGTCAGAACTAACCCAGCGATCCATAAAGCGAGGAAGCGCGATCGCCGAACTTTGTGAAAAAAGATTTTCAATTTACTAAAAAGTTTCTGGGATGGCATGAATTATTGAACGCTTTAATAAAAGTTGAACTTAAAAATATAGGCGCTGTAATTGTGTGTCCTACATCCTAGTCATATCGCGATTTCAGAAGTGAATAAATAAAGGTTTGAGTATATGAGAATAAATTAAAAGTAAGTTTAAGTAAGTTAACAAAAATGACAAGATGTATTATTAGGGCGATCGCATGCCAGCGAATGGGTTAGTTCTTGCAGCGGGTGGTCTATTCTCCGGGATTCTAGCCGGACTTCTGGGAATTGGGGGTGGTACCGTTTTGGTGCCGTTGCTGGTGGCTTTAGGATATAGCCCCGTGCAAGCAGTGGCGACGAGTAGCTTAGCCATTTTGATTACGTCCATTTCTGGTACTCTCCAGAATTGGCGGATGGGGTATTTCAATGCCAAGCAAGTGCTCTACCTAGGCTTTCCCGCTTT
It includes:
- a CDS encoding four helix bundle protein encodes the protein MDEQTFKQRTKDLALRVIRLINALPHDKVAEVIGKQLLRSATSVGANYRAACRGKSTADVIAKLCIVEEEADETLYWLELLIEAEVVPAPKLEKLMVETNEVVAMTVASIKTLRAKSRHSIVPNSSPKT
- a CDS encoding carbohydrate ABC transporter permease, whose amino-acid sequence is MTTLDRPVDSGSEEVAVAKQPPKPGLSWRRLGLPIAALLIAVFCLAPILWQLLTSIKVNTDISAVPTVYFPTRFTLNHYTELFTRRPFLQYVGNSFLVSILSTLLALGLGAPAAYTLARMRIPGEKAVLAGVLIVTLFPYILLFLGLLEVVRSLGLGNNYLALIIPYTAINLPLTILVMRSFFQQLPRDLEDAAKVDGFNTWQMLTQIVLPMTLPALVTTGILTFISAWNEFIFALTFITREDMKTIPVAAAQLGGASIFEIPYGPIAAATVLGTLPLVILVLLFQRKIVQGLTAGAVKG
- a CDS encoding sugar ABC transporter permease, translating into MTIDAIRQREQRTGWILVTPALLLLLLVFAYPIGRAFWESFFTKNLGSELQPVFSGVENYTRMALDGRFWQSLRNTTIFTVASVVLELLIGMGIALVLNQAFRGRGIVRTIAILPWALPTALIALAWTWIFNDQYGVVNDILQRLGLIETGINWLGDPTLAMIAVIIADVWKTTPFISILLLAGLQSISSDLYEAHALDGASAWQSFRQITLPLLMPQILIAGLFRFAQAFGIFDLIAVMTGGGPGGATETVSLYVYSTVMRYLDFGYGAALVVVTFLLLVLAVAIANFLLSKLRARAAGVETR
- a CDS encoding ABC transporter substrate-binding protein, whose product is MPSQKLFSKLKIFFHKVRRSRFLALWIAGLVLTLCVVVPAFSQQPVTLNFLIGAPERPTWEPILRDFEATHPGIRLNFVEGPNATNAVEDLYTSSFLLGSSPYDLVYMDIVWVPKFAAAGWLTDLSDKVADADLTDFLEGDVAGGRYQGGLYRMPVRSDAGMLYYRKDLLDAAGLKPPETFTELMQISQTLQKSKAVPWGYVWQGRQYEGAAAMFVEVLVGSGGFWIDPQTKAVGLDRPESVQAVQFLLDTIQTGISPSGVVTYQEEEARRLFQSGAAAFVRNWPYAWSLGNAEDSPVRGKIAIKPMVHAPGQESAACQGGWGWGIAKTTRHPKEAWEAVQYLTSLETQRKLTLSTGYLPSRRSLYNDPEIVRTYDFFPTMLNVLENAALRPPIAQYAQASDILQRYLSSALTGQMTPQRAMTAAANETRRLLGTA